One Candidatus Schekmanbacteria bacterium DNA segment encodes these proteins:
- the flgF gene encoding flagellar basal-body rod protein FlgF, translating into MLSSLFAGISGLNAHQAALSVIGNNIANVNTVGFKSSRTSFSDILSQSLSGGGQIGRGVKLQTVSPMFTQGSFQSTSNVTDLAIDGNGFFIVENSNGRFYTRAGQFSFDNDGSLVTNDGSKVKGYTIDQNGNTSGSLTDINLSSTSSSPKATESITMAVNLDSSEAVQSSFDATDPESTSNFSSSVTVYDSLGNGHLTTVYFNKTSENSWDWHALVDGSDLTGGTAGIMQETASGSITFNDSGALDTETINASDFDFNSGAQQNQSISLDFGTSITTDSGNGLDGTTQFAAASATNFQDQDGYSSGSLQSISIDSEGIVSGMFSNGAAKNLYKVALASFKNDGGLTSVGGNMYAESKDSGLPIIGMANSAGFGNINSSSLELSNVDLSQEFVNLITIQRGFQANSKVITVGDEMLQDLVNLKR; encoded by the coding sequence ATGTTAAGTTCATTATTTGCAGGTATTAGCGGATTAAATGCCCACCAGGCAGCATTGTCTGTCATTGGGAACAACATTGCGAATGTAAACACAGTAGGTTTTAAGTCAAGCAGGACAAGTTTTTCTGATATTCTAAGCCAAAGTCTTTCTGGAGGCGGTCAGATAGGTAGAGGTGTAAAACTTCAAACCGTAAGTCCAATGTTTACACAGGGTTCTTTTCAAAGTACATCCAACGTTACCGATCTTGCTATTGATGGGAACGGGTTCTTTATAGTAGAGAACTCTAATGGCAGATTTTATACGCGGGCAGGTCAGTTTTCTTTTGACAATGACGGAAGTCTGGTTACAAACGATGGATCAAAAGTAAAAGGTTACACCATAGACCAAAATGGCAATACAAGCGGGAGTTTGACTGATATAAACTTGTCATCAACATCTTCTTCTCCAAAGGCTACTGAATCTATTACTATGGCGGTTAACCTTGATTCAAGTGAGGCAGTCCAATCTTCTTTTGATGCAACAGATCCAGAGAGTACATCTAACTTTTCCTCATCTGTTACTGTTTATGACTCACTAGGCAACGGACATCTAACGACAGTTTATTTTAATAAGACTTCAGAAAATAGCTGGGATTGGCATGCACTTGTTGATGGCAGCGACTTGACGGGTGGGACCGCAGGAATAATGCAGGAAACTGCTTCTGGTAGCATTACATTTAATGACAGTGGTGCACTTGATACGGAAACTATTAACGCATCTGATTTCGATTTTAACAGCGGTGCACAGCAGAACCAGTCTATATCATTGGATTTTGGTACAAGCATAACAACAGATTCAGGGAACGGGCTTGATGGTACTACGCAATTTGCTGCGGCATCGGCTACCAATTTTCAAGATCAGGATGGTTATAGCTCTGGATCTCTTCAGAGCATTTCTATAGATAGCGAAGGAATAGTGTCTGGTATGTTTTCAAATGGTGCGGCAAAAAATCTCTATAAGGTAGCCCTTGCAAGCTTCAAAAATGATGGGGGGCTTACCAGTGTTGGAGGTAATATGTATGCAGAAAGTAAAGATTCAGGACTTCCAATTATAGGGATGGCTAACTCTGCAGGGTTCGGTAATATCAATTCTAGCAGCCTGGAACTTTCAAATGTCGATCTTTCACAGGAATTTGTAAATCTGATAACTATACAGAGAGGATTTCAGGCAAATTCCAAGGTGATTACTGTCGGTGATGAAATGCTTCAGGATCTTGTAAATCTTAAGAGATAA
- a CDS encoding flagellar basal body-associated FliL family protein: protein MDEEKKAVEDKAADKKTPDKDKVKKISGEPGKGTKKKFSLKMILIISGVILALGGASLAAITYFKKSSPAESETNVTNEDLSAIKTENYKLETFIVNLTDSERNKYLKVTMELEIAGLKAKEDIETNLSKIRDVIVLFLSAKSFDEVKSIEGKIDLKTELVKRINASLKSSVVREIYFTEFVVQ, encoded by the coding sequence ATGGATGAAGAAAAAAAAGCAGTTGAAGATAAGGCAGCAGATAAAAAAACACCTGATAAGGATAAAGTAAAAAAAATTTCTGGAGAACCTGGCAAAGGTACCAAAAAGAAATTTTCGCTTAAGATGATTTTAATAATTTCAGGAGTAATCCTTGCTTTAGGTGGCGCATCTTTGGCTGCTATAACTTATTTTAAAAAAAGTTCTCCTGCAGAATCAGAAACAAACGTCACAAATGAGGATCTTTCTGCAATAAAAACGGAAAACTACAAATTAGAAACCTTTATTGTGAATCTTACAGATAGCGAGAGGAATAAATATCTCAAAGTTACTATGGAACTTGAAATTGCGGGTCTTAAGGCTAAGGAAGATATAGAAACAAACCTCTCAAAGATCAGAGATGTAATTGTTTTATTCCTTTCAGCAAAAAGTTTTGATGAGGTTAAGTCAATAGAAGGAAAAATAGATCTTAAAACAGAGTTGGTTAAAAGAATCAATGCTTCATTAAAATCAAGTGTTGTAAGGGAAATATATTTCACTGAGTTCGTTGTTCAATAA